A DNA window from Desulfonauticus submarinus contains the following coding sequences:
- the rsfS gene encoding ribosome silencing factor gives MLKDKNKKKQMDFTEKLKLLGKCLEEKKAEDILLLDVQKFSSVFEGVIIATANNVRHAQSLADNLLQFIAEYNFEYFGMEGYKAGEWILLDLNDIVIHIFLQDVRMFYNLEGFWTEAKQIQL, from the coding sequence TTGTTAAAGGATAAGAATAAAAAAAAACAAATGGATTTTACAGAGAAACTAAAATTATTGGGCAAGTGTTTAGAGGAGAAAAAAGCAGAAGATATTCTTTTATTAGATGTACAGAAGTTTTCTAGTGTTTTTGAAGGTGTAATTATTGCAACAGCTAATAATGTGAGGCATGCTCAAAGTTTGGCAGATAATCTTTTACAGTTTATTGCTGAATATAATTTTGAATATTTTGGCATGGAAGGATATAAGGCAGGGGAGTGGATATTATTGGATTTGAATGATATTGTTATCCATATTTTTTTACAAGATGTTCGTATGTTTTATAATTTAGAAGGTTTTTGGACTGAGGCAAAACAAATTCAATTATAA